The proteins below come from a single Aegilops tauschii subsp. strangulata cultivar AL8/78 chromosome 6, Aet v6.0, whole genome shotgun sequence genomic window:
- the LOC109758236 gene encoding H/ACA ribonucleoprotein complex subunit 3-like protein — protein MYLQYYINEKGVKVYTTKKESPLGVPTQSAHPARFSPDDKYARQRYLLKKRFGLLPTQQPAQKY, from the exons ATGTATCTCCAGTACTACATCAACGAGAAGGGCGTCAAGGTGTACACCACCAAG AAGGAATCCCCTCTCGGTGTGCCGACGCAGTCTGCCCACCCAG CTCGTTTCTCCCCGGATGACAAGTACGCCCGTCAGCGTTACCTGTTGAAGAAGAGGTTTGGATTGCTGCCAACCCAACAGCCAGCACAAAAGTACTGA